The sequence GTTCACATTATGATATTGCTAGGATCCAATAAACCTCCCGTGTTCATGAGGCATAAGCCGTAGAACTGAGATCACAACCCCTAGAGTTTTCAATTTAAGTTTCAACAGTTGGCAAGCTTTAGTTGCAGTACTGAATTACTTAAAACATCATGGTTAGCACAGGTAGTTCTTAAGGTCTGATATAAGTAGAATTCTCACTTAATTGATTCATTAATTCATACACCAgcccaaaaactcaaaacaattCTGATACAAGAAATCTAGAATCATACCCGAGATAAACTCAGGAATCCAAATCTATGACTCATATAAATTCACtagattttatttaaaaaaaagtcttaaattATGAAGCTTTTAGCAAAGAACCTCATCTTTCTCTCTGATGAGACGATCCTTGCTCTCTTTGTACAGAACTTGACGCCACCTTTGCACCCTGACATACAAGAATGACAGCAACACCACGGCTGCCACTCCAGTCACCGATGCAATCGACCAAAACCCCCTGGCACATGACAACCTTCCATTTTCCTTGTTACCTACTGAATTCGCTGACACTGATGATGAAGAACTTGATTCAGGATCTGGGTCTTGAGTGGCTTCAAGTTCAAGGTCCAATACTGGAGGTACTTCTTGTTGTAGGCCTTCATGGTTATCGTTGAGGTAGTTGTTGTCTCTAGTAACTACCATATCTTCTTCCACACTTGTGGGAGAGAGTTTAGGAAATGGGGATTGGATTTGCTCCCATTCGTTCAAGGATTCAGGAACCTCAAAAGTACCATCCATTCCTTGGAATTGGTTCCCAATACGAGGCATGAATTTTTGAGTTACGAAACTAAACAACTAAAGAAAGATCATTATATATGTTCCATCAGATAAAACTGATAGCACTTGTTTTGAAGTGAGTAAATGTGTGGGAGGATATTATggtataaaaaaatcaaagtggTTTGAAAAATGACATGAAGTGGACTGAAAATGCTTCCTTCTATTTGCTCATTGTGGTGCATCGCTTTGGGTTTGGATATGGTGGGCCAGTGCTTTTATAACATCAAGCTCGACCTGTCTATTTCTAGGGCCTGGAATATAGCAACCATCGTGGACTGAACTTTGGGCATTGAGAATGAAGAATATTGGTCGTAGTGGAGTATTTGCAAGATAAAACAAAGCCCATGGGCTATGTGGAGTTGCATTTCCACAAAACCAGTGGTCCACAAAATGATCTCATTCTCCTGGAGTATGCAACTAGGAGCTAGGGAGATAATATTAGGGGTGACCAAAtctgacacgacccgcgaacccaaTACGACTAACTCGTTTATAAACAAGTTATGAGTTTAGGTTAAACGGGTTTTAATCATATTCGGGTCGATatgtctgacccgtttaataaacatgtcgtgTTCGTGTTCAATATAGTAACCCTTCTGACCTATTTGACTCATTTAACTTATAAAGGTATTagcttttgttattattattccttaatttttttgttgtaattataTGTTTCTTACTATATTTAtggttgtaattgtattttaattttagatatataggAATTGATAACATGTTATTCAAGCAAGGTatgattattaattaaataggtTATTTGTATTGACCTTTATATGACTTGTTAATTAAATGGTTTAAAcgttatggttttaaaaattggatcGGGGCAAAACCGGATTTGCCTCCGGTTCTCAGTTTTACCGGACCGGACTAATACCCGATTCTTGGTTGAACCGATCAGGCTGCCAGTTCGgtccgatttttaaaaccatgttaAACGTGTCGTGTCGGGGTCGACTGGTTTAATAAATAGGTCTTGTTAGGGTTAATGATTTTTTACACGTTTACTAAATAAGTCGAGTTCAGGTTAACACatatagtcgaatactcatgacttggcATAACACAAACTCGACTTGTGAACATGAATTGCCACCCTAGATAAAATGATGGTGACACTCTAATGGAGATCTTTCAATATTACATATTAGAgcatttactaaaaaaaaccccaaaaaaactttattttaatctattttAATTCACCCTTTTACAATTCACCCTAGCAAAAAAACCCAGCAACTCCCCACCGTTAGAAACACCTCCCTCGACAAAAACCCATTCTAAAATCAAGTCAACCACAAACCCATGAGAGAGAACATAGCTAGGCGAGTGCTCATTAGAAAGacgaatttttattcaatcacaATTCAGTGTTAGACTAGGACGCAATAGGCCATAAACTTAAGTGGGGTTTGCATAAGAATCCCGGACAAATCGTtgagccccccccccccccctccccaaaaaaaaagaagaagaggaattacGAAGTTCAAAACATATTACTATTTACTACCATTTCTATGTTCTTTAATCACAAACTCGCAATGTAGAAAACAATAGCCATAAACCAACATTGGGATGCCCCAAAGACAAGGACAAATTGCTTAgccacaaaatagaaaaaaaattaaaaattaaaaagaaagtcaATTAGTAAAATAACAATTCTTTTTGAACATCAAGCGATGCTCATTGAACTTTCTAAATAACACATCATATTAATCGcttattcacattttttttttaaatcttaaccaaacaTGCAAAATTGGTTTAAAcaaaattgattgataataaAATGGTGCCTCATATCCAAATCCAAGTAACAAAGGATGGATCTCAAATTGTTAATCATAAATTTAGTTTATGGTTTGATGACAATGATTGTAAAACACAATAAATCATAAAGCTGTCACTCCCAATTATCTATTTTCTCATACAGTCTCACACATAAAAAAGGTGAGGCAGGCATACTAGTGATAATTCGTTATCTAATCCAAGAAACAAAGGGAAACAGAAAGAACATCAATATGCTGCTGTTGGTAGTGgtgattgtaaaaaaaaaaaaaaaatcacaaaaactgGTATAATGGGTACTAGGTTTTATTTATGTTGAGTACTAGTGTTAGAAgtattggttaaatgattaaatttactatatccTAATAGCTTAAATTTTTGGGACAATCGTTAATTTAATATGGTATCAGATCATGAGATCCTGAGTTTAATTCTTGTCTTCTCCACTCTATCTCCCATTTAAATTCTCACATGTTTGGCCTCACCAATTAAAAAGTAGTTTCGGCCCACATGTGAAGGAAAGTGTTAGAAgtattggttaaatgattaaatttactatatcctaatagtttaaacttttaagacaatcagtaatttaacatgAAAGCCTTAATAGAAAACATCCATATGCATGGTGggtaaagggtttttttttgacATTCATTCATAGCATGCAGGCCTTGGCTGGCCTATTTCTATTGTAGATCACATATACATTATGTTTAAGCACTGATAGTAACAATTGCAGCGACAGCAATATCACATTTCTTTAACACGTTGGTAGTGGCATCTGCTATTGGCGATTTACGTACTGGGGGGATCTTGTATGAATTATCACAAGCTCCAATTTTGTTAATTGTATCTATAATCAAACTTGTCGATTGAGCATAATTCTTTGAAGCCGAAGCCGCGTATGCATTTCTCAAAGTCAGTAGTCCATCATTAAAATCACGTTGGCAATTCTCCATCCGAATCCTATCCACTCGGTCACTGAGATCCCTAAAAAGACCTGGGATTTGATCAACGGCAACTTGTATTGTATCAATGACTATAGCAATAGAAACTACGGCAAGACTTGCCCCTGCAAAAGTACGTGGGTCTGCTTTTAAAGTTGAAAAGCAAAAGTCAGGGTCCTTGACTTTCTGGCAAACGCTCCTAAGGAAGGCTTCGTCAACTTTTTGTCTGGCAGAAACTTGGTACAAAAGAGAGGTGACTAGTAGAGGGATTACCAAGATTGATAAGCAGTTAATTGGAGAGgtcattttccttttcctttttctaagTTCTTTCGTCAAGAATgatattattgatttatttgtCTAATGACTTCCTAGATatatagagtccgtttggatagaacttattgctgaaaactgaaaacactgtacaaaaataattttttaatgtgtaaaaattactgttcatcccaaaagtactgttcattggcctaaaatcactgttcatggccaatgaacagtgacatatgcgtgtggaaaaaaaaaaaaaaaaaaacgggctggacgtggacgtgctgtgctatccaaacgcattcaTAGTATCTTAGACTGgcatgagatagagttgtttttgaccaaaatatatatatatatataaaaaaaaaaaaaaaaaacagctcaATTTAACaccaaattaaataaataaagttaaaagataattttttttgacccattatttttttatacaaccaATCATGGGAAAAAGtggaaaccataaaaaaaacaacattataatttttgggaaatgaattattttacaaaaaaacctttttattttttatttttggtagaaAACTATCTCATTAATTCCTACATTTGATAGCTGATGAGGTTGAGATatatcaccagtaagttgcaagcactctccaactcgaatcaaacttgcaaaaagaaaacaaagagacctaaaagagagcaccggtgtggtgccggccaaaaaccctccgaaggtcaagttagaatttcttctcaaccctaaagtgctagagttgagtcaaatgtgcGTACCTTTAGTCATGGGGAttttggatgtatttatagAGGCGTAGAGTCGGCCCTTTCTTCCTTGATTACCAAGCTCTTTCCTTTCATGACCAAAactctttccttataaaattcctttgattaagGCTAATGTGTAGCGCAAGAATTCTTCGTATTTACGTTTGCGTGAATCACACTCAAGGCCATGTCAGCCCTAATCTCATAGCGTGGTTTGAGGGGGCCAGGGGAGCGATGTATAAATTCTTTCTGTCCGTCTACCACCGATCCGTCCTCTCTTAAACCACATTACCCGTCACCTTAATTTAATCATACCAGCCAGACCGTCATGATAGATTTACCCACATCAGATGCCCCCTCATTCCGTGATACCGTCATCTCTACGAAGCGGTATCTCGGAATGACAGTTATAGTTTCTGACGGACAGGCTGGAAGCTATCATAAATGCTCAGGGACACGTGGGGAGATTTCACTGGCCGTTCGCTGGAatcgaggcgtcgcttcgttTATCGCGCCGttccccctatatatatatatatcacccaccgtattcatttttacactttttagagaACTTTCTGatcagagcgcaaccgtcacCTCTTCTCAGAGAGCAACCGTCTTCTTTGGAGGCCGAGAAACAACGTGGTGATAACTTTCTCCGTCGTGCGCGTCTCGCTGTCTACTTGTAAGTTTTTCTCACCGTCTGCTTGTAAGCTATTTATACGGCGTTTCAttccttatttttcttgttagtCCCGTCGTCGGTATGAATCTAGAGCCTTAGGTTTCCTTTACCCGTCGtatgtaggtgtcagatgtctagtgaggcgtcgAGTAGTCAGTCTTGTGCCCGCGAGGGAGCGGGTTACGAAGAGGTGTTTCCGTCAGGTCAAGCAGACCAGGACACCTCCAGCGAGGGGAGGGAACCGTCATCAAGCTCTCCTTCCCATGAGGAAGACGAAGGGCAGGATGGAAATGGGTCAGAGTATGATTCGTCCGATAACCTAGACGGTGTCGACCTCCTATTCAATCCGTCATTGGACCCGACGGCTTCGGGGAGTTCGTCTGTGCGCCTTTGTGGTCGGTGTATGTCTTCGTTTCATCTATTTAGCCAGCGCACTTCAACATGCTGAGGCAAAAGTATCAAATACCCGACACCATATCCATCCGTCTACCATTCAAATCAGAAAAGTGTTATTACCGCGGCCTCGAAGACGTCGGTGTCTACGAGCAAATGCTAAAAGCGGGGCTCCGATTCCCCCAAGTGCATTGCACCGTCGTCTCCTCCGGTACCTAGGTCTAGCGCGTCACCCCGAGATATCTCCGAACGCATGGAGGGTTTTCCTTAGCGTCGAGGTACTGTATGGCGTCATGTCTGACGGTGCCAGACggttaacagtggaagaattttttcattgttaccgtccaTCTGAAATCACAAAGTCCAAAGGGATGTACAGTTTTGTACCGAGGAGTCCGGTACTCAGGCTAGTATCCGAGACCCCAGATTCCAACCGTAATTGGAAGGGTCGTTACTTCTTCCTTCGAGGGGATaactggatgtgtcgtccaggcgACGACGACTACATGCCGGTTGATAAAACCTGGGGTATAATGCCCCCGTCTGGTACGAGCCCGTCTATTCATTTACCGTCATTTATTTCATGAATTTTCTcttacccctttttttttttttagcaagggACCGTCCACCTATCTCGACCAAGCAGTTTGGTTTCttggagaaaattttccaaaagacGAAGTTGTCTGAACGGACCTGGTCGAAGCTCGTCACCTTGGACACGTTGCATTGGTATTGTGAAGGTCCTGAACCCACACCCGTCGCCAGAAGATACGATACGGTGTACGCAACGTAAGTGCGGAATCCTTCCGTCGATAATCTGTCCTTATGTTGCTTTTTATTCGACCGTCTTCCTTTGCGAGAAATGGACGATGCTAGGAGACGGGCGCTCATCAAACGAgtgcccaagaagaaaaggtgaGCGATGCTCCAAAGGCAGATCCCGTCACGGCCGGCACTTAAAAGGCCATCCGTCGAGAGGTTGGACCGTCATTCGAAGAAGCAAAAGCTTGTGATCGGGTCTACACGGTGGGTCCGGCATGGCGAAACCGGCCACTAAGCTTGGAATCGGCAAGGGGAAGGGTTTGATGACCAACCCGGACTCCGCGAAGGAGAAACCCCCCGTCCTGCTTCGTGAAGACCCCCAATACACTCTCCGTCGTATAGGTTCCATCATCAGCGACGACGATTATGAGGACTTGGGGAACCATGCCACCGAGACCATGGGGGACTCTTGTCTGTATAGCTTAGCCCAGGTTAGCTTCCGTTATAAGCCCTTAACTTTGTTTGGTTCTTTGCCATCATGAGCTGATTTCTGGTCGAACCGTCACAGGGTGTGTTAATGGCCAAGGGCTTGTCAGACCGTTGCCTTGCTCAGGAAAGAGCCCTCGAGCGAGTTCGTGCTAAGGCAAAGGCGACGGCGGAAGAGCTGGACGAGTTGAAGTTGTGGAGGGTCCGTCATGAGAAGAAGCTGACGCTCTCCGAGCAGGCTCGCGAAAATTTAGAGAAGGAGGTGGAGCTGCTAAGGAAGAAAGTGAAATCTCATGACGACGACATTCAGCAGGCGAAGATTGATGCCGTCCATGAGTATCGATACTCCGACGCACTTCTGACGGAGCTAGGTTCCTCCTTTAACGACGGGTTCGATGATTGCCTCCGTCAGGTTAAAGCATCATTCCCTGATTTGGACCTAGCTCATATAACCATAGACGCTGAGGCCCGAACCCCTGCTCACACCGTCGACTCTGAAGGGACCGAGGAACTCTTCGGCGAGGTTCCGGATGACGACGGGCTCGTCAAAGCAACAGAAGAAAAGACCGTCACGGAGTCTGTACAGCCGTTGCCTGAAGTTCCTGAGGAACCCGTCATTGTTAAAGATTAGTTTAATTTGTAGCTATAAGGAACAAGTTCATTTTCTGTACTCTGTTAAACTttttttggactcctttttgtCGAACTGTACGGTATTATTTGTAACTCTTTGATAATCCGTTAATATTTTGATCCGTCATTTTATGCTTTGCCTGATATCTTCAGTGGATCCGTCCACAGATGGTTTTTGCCCTTCgttatccgtccactttgtggacttgtaggttgtTCAttctttggatgatccgtccactttgtggacttacaGTGTGTTCATCCCTTggatggtccgtccactttgtggacttacaTGTTggtcatcctttggatgatccgtccactttgtg comes from Castanea sativa cultivar Marrone di Chiusa Pesio chromosome 3, ASM4071231v1 and encodes:
- the LOC142627291 gene encoding uncharacterized protein LOC142627291; protein product: MDGTFEVPESLNEWEQIQSPFPKLSPTSVEEDMVVTRDNNYLNDNHEGLQQEVPPVLDLELEATQDPDPESSSSSSVSANSVGNKENGRLSCARGFWSIASVTGVAAVVLLSFLYVRVQRWRQVLYKESKDRLIREKDEKISQLLLHIAQMNEAFSEHRRVPVFRIG
- the LOC142629203 gene encoding uncharacterized protein LOC142629203; amino-acid sequence: MTSPINCLSILVIPLLVTSLLYQVSARQKVDEAFLRSVCQKVKDPDFCFSTLKADPRTFAGASLAVVSIAIVIDTIQVAVDQIPGLFRDLSDRVDRIRMENCQRDFNDGLLTLRNAYAASASKNYAQSTSLIIDTINKIGACDNSYKIPPVRKSPIADATTNVLKKCDIAVAAIVTISA